One segment of Ziziphus jujuba cultivar Dongzao chromosome 12, ASM3175591v1 DNA contains the following:
- the LOC107407484 gene encoding large ribosomal subunit protein mL101 (rPPR4), with protein MALQQFGRSKSVTKRSKKYLEEALYKRLFKDGSSEVTVRHQLNQFIKSRKRVYKWEVGDTLKKLRDRKLYYPALKLSETMAKRGMNKTVSDQAIHLDLIAKARGIPAAENYFIGLPESLKNHLCYGALLNCYCKELMTEEAEALMEKMKELNLPLSSMPYNSIMTLYSKTGQSEKIPAIIQEMKASNIMLDSYTYNVWMRALAAVNNISGVERIINEMKRDGRVTRDWTTYSNLASIYVDAGMFEKAETALKELENRNSCRDLSAFQFLITLYGRTGNLLEVYRIWRSLRLAFPKTANISYLNMMQVLVNLKDLPGAEKCFREWESQCSIYDIRVANVLIGAYVRESLLEKAEELKERARRRGAKPNAKTWEIFLHYYLKNGELGLAVDCVSNAVSTGRGDGGKWIPPQEIVNTFMEHFEQNKDVDGAEGFLDILKKAVDTLEVEVLESLIRTYAAAGRKSPILHRRLKMENAEVSDASKKLLETICVE; from the exons ATGGCGCTACAGCAGTTTGGTCGCAGCAAGAGCGTGACGAAGCGGTCGAAGAAGTACTTGGAAGAAGCACTGTACAAGAGGCTGTTCAAGGATGGTAGCTCCGAGGTGACCGTTCGGCATCAGCTCAATCAGTTCATCAAAAGCCGCAAACGAGTCTACAAATGGGAGGTCGGGGACACCCTCAAGAAGCTTCGCGATCGCAAGCTCTACTATCCTGCTCTCAAG CTTTCAGAGACTATGGCTAAAAGGGGAATGAACAAGACAGTTAGTGATCAGGCTATACATCTTGATCTAATTGCCAAAGCACGTGGTATTCCCGCTGCCGAAAATTATTTCATTGGTCTTCCTGAATCTTTGAAAAATCATCTCTGTTATGGGGCTCTACTCAACTGTTACTGCAAGGAATTGATGACTGAAGAAGCTGAAGCTCTTATGGAAAAGATGAAGGAACTCAATCTTCCTTTAAGCTCCATGCCTTATAACAGCATTATGACACTTTATTCAAAAACCGGGCAATCAGAAAAGATCCCGGCCATCATACAAGAAATGAAGGCCAGCAATATTATGCTGGATTCTTATACTTACAATGTCTGGATGCGGGCTCTTGCTGCTGTTAATAACATATCTGGGGTTGAAAGGATTATCAACGAGATGAAGAGGGATGGTCGAGTTACCAGAGATTGGACCACTTATAGCAACTTAGCATCAATTTATGTCGATGCTGGCATGTTTGAGAAGGCAGAAACTGCACTCAAGGAATTGGAGAATAGAAATTCCTGCAGAGATCTGTCTGCTTTTCAGTTCCTAATCACATTGTATGGCCGAACAGGGAACCTgcttgaagtttaccggatatgGCGTTCTTTAAGATTAGCATTTCCTAAAACTGCAAACATAAGCTATCTAAATATGATGCAGGTGTTGGTTAACTTGAAAGATCTGCCAGGTGCAGAGAAATGTTTCAGGGAATGGGAATCTCAGTGCTCTATTTATGATATTCGGGTTGCTAATGTTCTCATTGGAGCTTATGTTAGAGAGAGTTTGCTAGAGAAGGCTGAGGAACTCAAGGAACGGGCCCGCAGAAGAGGGGCCAAACCCAATGCGAAAACATGGGAAATCTTTCTTCATTATTATTTGAAGAATGGAGAATTGGGATTGGCCGTTGATTGTGTTTCCAATGCAGTATCTACTGGCAGGGGGGATGGTGGGAAGTGGATTCCGCCACAAGAAATTGTCAACACCTTTATGGAGCAttttgagcaaaacaaagaTGTAGATGGCGCTGAAGGCTTTCTGGATATTTTGAAAAAGGCTGTAGATACCTTAGAAGTGGAGGTGCTTGAATCATTAATAAGAACTTATGCTGCTGCTGGAAGGAAAAGCCCCATACTGCATCGCCGATTGAAAATGGAAAATGCCGAGGTGAGTGATGCCAGTAAAAAGTTGCTTGAGACTATATGCGTGGAGTGa